Proteins encoded in a region of the Natronorubrum halophilum genome:
- a CDS encoding LLM class flavin-dependent oxidoreductase, with product MGDPTFDRLGIWNWERENIDDEIQYAIYAEEKGFDTVWQGESRLVRDAMTVMGAYSQVTESIKFGPGVTNCYTRNVALMAQTFSTLDELSDGRAMLGIGAWWDPLAKQVGIDRESPLRYMWEYCTVLKKLLDLENVTYDGQFIQVEDIELDLVRANADPRTVPIYIGATGLTMNKMAGELAAKGVVDGVYMNYIIPPEHNEKAMAKLEEGAQKQGGSIEDVDRPQLIAVSMDEDRDVAIDTARGLVTQYIGQQPHITKASGIAPEVGEQIGEELGGWPANAEDIERASRLVPDEVVTNVVAAGTPEDCVQKVAEYCETGCTEPSLYSLGPNVEEVIDVFAEFKAA from the coding sequence ATGGGGGACCCGACCTTCGATCGACTCGGGATCTGGAACTGGGAACGGGAAAACATCGACGACGAGATTCAGTACGCGATCTACGCCGAAGAGAAGGGATTCGACACGGTCTGGCAGGGAGAATCCCGGTTGGTTCGCGACGCGATGACGGTGATGGGCGCGTACTCGCAGGTAACGGAGTCGATCAAATTCGGGCCGGGGGTGACGAACTGCTACACGCGAAACGTCGCGTTGATGGCACAGACGTTCTCGACGTTGGACGAGTTATCCGACGGGCGAGCGATGCTCGGCATCGGCGCGTGGTGGGATCCGCTCGCAAAACAGGTCGGTATCGACCGAGAGAGCCCGCTCCGATACATGTGGGAGTACTGTACCGTTCTCAAGAAACTCCTCGATTTAGAGAACGTGACGTACGACGGGCAGTTCATCCAGGTCGAGGATATCGAACTCGATCTGGTGCGGGCGAACGCCGATCCGCGAACGGTTCCGATTTACATCGGCGCGACCGGCCTGACGATGAACAAGATGGCCGGCGAACTCGCCGCGAAGGGCGTCGTCGACGGCGTCTACATGAACTACATCATTCCCCCGGAGCACAACGAGAAGGCGATGGCGAAGCTCGAGGAAGGAGCCCAAAAGCAAGGCGGGAGTATCGAAGACGTCGACCGGCCGCAGCTGATCGCGGTCTCGATGGACGAGGACCGAGACGTCGCCATCGACACCGCTCGAGGGCTCGTCACCCAGTATATCGGCCAACAGCCCCACATCACCAAGGCGTCGGGTATCGCACCGGAAGTCGGCGAACAGATCGGCGAAGAACTCGGCGGTTGGCCGGCGAACGCCGAGGATATCGAGCGGGCCAGCCGTCTCGTTCCCGACGAGGTCGTCACCAACGTCGTCGCCGCCGGAACGCCCGAAGACTGCGTCCAGAAGGTCGCCGAGTACTGTGAGACGGGGTGTACCGAACCGTCGCTGTATTCGCTCGGTCCGAACGTCGAAGAGGTCATCGACGTGTTCGCCGAATTCAAGGCCGCCTGA
- a CDS encoding Zn-dependent hydrolase: MPVRIAKDRFVETMQTQAEIGATDDGGLHRLTLSDEDKAVRDWFAEQMAAAGLEMRVDEFGNMFGRREGTDPDAKPVLVGSHLDSQPYGGIYDGALGVVAALELIRALNDHDVDTAHPIEIVNWTNEEGSRFQPAMQGSGVWVGAHDLATEYAATDVDGAVFEDELERIGYKGDVPCEPSEEYEAYLELHVEQGPYLEENDKQVGVVTGIVGFTWGAITFYGEADHSGPTPMHYRQDALVAAADVITQIRRIPSTLGERTVGTTGYIDAKPNSINIIPDEVTFTWGFRDPSDDVIEEARTRVLEEASAAAEREDLEWEYEDRMQAPAVTFADTCVDAVQTAADDLEYDSMQIFSGAGHDATHMHSICDTGMVFAVSENGKSHNESEYTSWDDCYAAASTIANAAVTLAEEVD, translated from the coding sequence ATGCCCGTTCGTATAGCGAAAGATCGTTTCGTCGAGACGATGCAAACGCAAGCGGAGATCGGTGCCACGGATGACGGCGGACTACACAGACTGACGCTGTCCGACGAAGACAAGGCGGTTCGCGACTGGTTCGCCGAACAGATGGCCGCCGCCGGACTCGAGATGCGCGTCGACGAGTTCGGAAACATGTTCGGCCGCCGAGAGGGAACCGACCCTGACGCGAAACCGGTACTGGTCGGCTCGCACCTCGATTCACAGCCGTACGGCGGCATTTACGACGGTGCGCTCGGCGTCGTCGCAGCGCTGGAACTGATTCGAGCGCTCAACGACCACGACGTCGACACCGCTCATCCGATCGAGATCGTCAACTGGACGAACGAGGAAGGCTCCCGGTTTCAGCCCGCCATGCAGGGAAGCGGAGTGTGGGTCGGTGCACACGACCTCGCAACGGAGTACGCCGCAACCGACGTCGACGGAGCCGTCTTCGAAGACGAACTCGAGCGGATCGGCTACAAGGGAGACGTCCCGTGTGAGCCGTCGGAGGAGTACGAAGCCTACCTCGAGTTGCACGTCGAGCAGGGACCGTACCTCGAGGAGAACGACAAACAGGTCGGGGTCGTCACCGGTATCGTCGGCTTCACCTGGGGGGCGATTACGTTCTACGGCGAGGCGGACCACTCGGGACCGACGCCGATGCACTATCGCCAGGACGCGCTGGTCGCCGCCGCCGACGTCATCACGCAGATCCGGCGCATTCCGAGCACGCTCGGCGAGCGGACCGTCGGCACGACCGGCTACATCGACGCGAAGCCGAACTCGATCAACATCATCCCCGACGAGGTGACGTTCACCTGGGGCTTCCGCGATCCGTCCGACGACGTGATCGAGGAAGCGCGGACCCGCGTCCTCGAAGAGGCGTCGGCCGCCGCCGAGCGAGAGGACCTCGAGTGGGAGTACGAAGACCGGATGCAGGCACCGGCCGTAACCTTCGCGGACACCTGCGTCGACGCGGTCCAGACGGCCGCGGACGACCTCGAGTACGACAGCATGCAGATCTTCAGCGGGGCCGGGCACGACGCCACGCACATGCACAGCATCTGCGATACGGGGATGGTGTTCGCCGTGAGCGAGAACGGGAAGAGCCACAACGAATCGGAGTATACGAGCTGGGACGACTGCTACGCGGCGGCGTCGACGATCGCGAACGCCGCGGTGACGCTCGCCGAAGAGGTGGACTGA
- a CDS encoding isochorismatase family protein: MYDRAGLDHRIGYGTTPAVIVVDLQRGFTDPACPLGGELSSVVDRTNDVLAAAHDTDVPVVLTRIVTNHPNAADLGTWVEKIPTLEVLSAGSEWIEIDDRLDVGDDDHVLDKRQVSAFHETELDSMLSAWGVDTVVVTGCTTSGCVRATAVDGCSHGFRVVVPEEGVGDRASEPHEANLFDIQAKYGDVRPVAEVREFIAGCRP, translated from the coding sequence GTGTACGATCGCGCGGGATTAGACCATCGGATCGGCTACGGGACGACGCCTGCGGTTATCGTCGTCGATCTTCAACGCGGGTTCACCGACCCGGCGTGTCCCCTCGGCGGTGAGCTCTCGTCCGTCGTCGACCGGACGAACGACGTGCTCGCGGCCGCCCACGACACCGACGTCCCCGTCGTACTCACGCGTATCGTTACGAACCACCCGAACGCAGCGGATCTCGGAACGTGGGTCGAGAAGATTCCGACGCTCGAGGTGCTGTCGGCTGGTTCGGAGTGGATCGAGATCGACGACCGCCTCGACGTCGGCGACGACGACCACGTCCTCGATAAACGACAGGTGAGCGCGTTTCACGAGACCGAGCTAGATTCGATGTTGTCGGCGTGGGGCGTCGATACGGTCGTCGTCACCGGCTGTACGACCAGCGGGTGCGTTCGAGCGACGGCCGTCGATGGCTGCTCGCACGGGTTCCGCGTGGTCGTTCCCGAGGAGGGCGTGGGTGATCGGGCGAGCGAACCCCACGAGGCGAACCTCTTCGATATTCAGGCGAAATACGGGGACGTCAGGCCGGTCGCGGAGGTTCGAGAATTCATAGCCGGCTGCCGTCCGTAG
- a CDS encoding 3-oxoacyl-ACP reductase family protein produces MTLDGANALVTGSSRGIGRGIAEGLADAGAAVGVNYPPHEGSEDADEVVDGIERAGGSASAFEADVSDADAVESMIDAFESTVGSIDVLVNNAGLLTQSPLAEMPVEMWDETIAVDLRGVFLATRFALPGMLESGGGSIINVASQLGIIGGDELVHYSAAKGGVIAMTRALAREVSPTVRVNAVAPGPVRTALLDDISDEWREAKAAELPMGRLGTVDDVVPTVVFLASEESGYYTGQTLSPDGGDAMH; encoded by the coding sequence ATGACGCTAGATGGAGCGAACGCGCTCGTCACGGGATCGAGTAGAGGGATCGGACGCGGAATCGCCGAAGGGCTCGCCGATGCGGGTGCAGCCGTCGGGGTCAACTATCCGCCACACGAAGGATCCGAAGACGCCGACGAGGTCGTCGACGGAATCGAGCGCGCCGGGGGCAGCGCCTCCGCGTTCGAAGCCGACGTCAGCGACGCCGACGCCGTCGAATCGATGATCGACGCGTTCGAATCGACGGTCGGCTCGATCGACGTTCTCGTGAACAACGCCGGACTGTTGACCCAGTCACCGCTCGCCGAGATGCCGGTGGAGATGTGGGACGAGACGATCGCCGTCGACCTTCGAGGCGTGTTTCTCGCGACCCGGTTTGCGCTTCCGGGGATGCTCGAGAGCGGCGGCGGGTCGATCATCAACGTCGCCTCGCAACTGGGGATCATCGGCGGCGACGAACTGGTCCACTACTCCGCGGCGAAAGGCGGCGTCATCGCGATGACGCGCGCGCTTGCACGCGAGGTCTCGCCGACGGTCCGCGTCAACGCCGTCGCCCCGGGGCCGGTGCGGACGGCCCTCCTCGACGACATCAGCGACGAGTGGCGCGAAGCGAAAGCGGCGGAGCTTCCGATGGGGCGGCTGGGGACGGTCGACGACGTCGTCCCGACGGTCGTGTTTCTCGCGTCCGAAGAGAGCGGCTACTACACGGGCCAGACGCTCAGCCCGGACGGCGGGGATGCGATGCACTGA
- a CDS encoding dihydroorotase: MATADTRVINARVVTPSGTINGGIAATDGTITAVGATSSLPDAAETIDAEGNYLIPGFICPHNHMGISRFENEYHDQYELDMETETRACLAGGVTSFFTFLLQEEPYIPDMDFFVETGEEQSYIDFGFHAIIHQDHHIDELEGLAEEGVRSFKLFFNMYKVSAPELGIGHSDAGRVYEVLDRTADIEDAVVMFHAENDDLGTKKVEELKESGRDDLSAWADASPGISQAMQIEQIGMLTDYTDATSYVVHNSMKETVDALERYKDRGVDIHGETLPSFLANHCEEEDVGVWGKISPPVGYEDDQQAIWKALRNGTFDHVGTDHCPYQLEFKGPRDGSVWDSPPGDQGLQTFLPLMLCDGVNKNRISIERMVEVCSTNNAKRFGIYPRKGALVEGADADAVIVDLTKEITVDEELLYGLDNRWCSAFGRTLTGAPTHTIKGGELVVEDNEILSENGIGSYLPRYETGVELPN; this comes from the coding sequence ATGGCAACTGCTGACACCCGTGTGATCAATGCGCGTGTTGTAACACCGAGCGGAACGATCAACGGCGGTATCGCCGCAACCGACGGAACGATTACCGCCGTCGGGGCGACCAGTTCGCTCCCCGACGCTGCGGAGACGATCGATGCCGAGGGGAACTACCTCATTCCGGGGTTCATCTGTCCCCACAACCACATGGGCATCTCTCGCTTCGAAAACGAGTATCACGACCAGTACGAACTGGACATGGAGACGGAAACGCGGGCGTGTCTCGCCGGCGGCGTGACGTCGTTTTTCACCTTCCTCCTGCAGGAAGAGCCGTATATCCCGGACATGGATTTCTTCGTCGAAACCGGCGAGGAGCAATCCTACATCGACTTCGGATTCCACGCGATCATCCATCAGGACCACCACATCGACGAACTCGAGGGGCTTGCGGAGGAGGGAGTCCGCTCGTTCAAACTCTTCTTTAACATGTACAAGGTGTCGGCACCGGAACTCGGGATCGGTCACTCCGATGCCGGACGCGTCTACGAAGTCCTCGACAGGACCGCCGATATCGAAGATGCGGTCGTCATGTTCCACGCCGAAAACGACGATCTCGGGACGAAAAAGGTCGAGGAACTCAAAGAATCCGGTCGGGACGACCTCAGCGCTTGGGCGGATGCGTCGCCGGGGATCAGCCAGGCGATGCAGATCGAACAGATCGGCATGCTCACGGACTATACGGACGCGACCTCCTACGTCGTCCACAACAGCATGAAAGAGACCGTCGACGCGCTCGAGCGGTACAAAGACCGGGGCGTCGACATTCACGGCGAAACCCTGCCGAGTTTCCTCGCGAACCACTGTGAGGAGGAGGACGTCGGCGTCTGGGGGAAGATCTCGCCGCCGGTCGGCTACGAGGACGACCAGCAAGCGATCTGGAAGGCCCTCCGAAACGGGACGTTCGATCACGTCGGCACCGATCACTGTCCGTACCAACTCGAGTTTAAGGGGCCGCGCGACGGCAGTGTCTGGGACTCGCCGCCGGGAGACCAGGGGTTACAGACGTTCCTGCCGCTCATGCTCTGTGACGGCGTGAACAAAAACCGCATTTCGATCGAGCGAATGGTCGAGGTGTGTTCGACGAACAACGCCAAGCGATTCGGCATCTATCCGCGCAAGGGCGCGCTCGTCGAAGGGGCCGACGCCGACGCCGTCATCGTCGACCTGACAAAAGAGATCACCGTCGACGAGGAGTTACTCTACGGGCTGGACAACCGCTGGTGTTCGGCGTTCGGACGCACGTTGACCGGCGCGCCGACGCACACGATCAAAGGCGGTGAACTCGTCGTCGAGGACAACGAAATCCTCTCCGAAAACGGGATCGGTAGCTACCTCCCGCGCTACGAAACCGGCGTCGAGCTACCCAACTGA
- a CDS encoding ABC transporter ATP-binding protein yields MTATAITIESLEKSFQNETVLRDVELAVRDGEFCVVVGPSGCGKSTLLNCIAGLLEYDIGEITIEGRNATDLSVQDRELGYVFQEFEETLFPHKTVAENIAFGLEQGGRDFSASEIDERIEEILALLSIGETKDDLPESLSGGQQQRVELARQLARECDVMLFDDPLADLDYKLQKRMELEMRSIHSSLDSTFLYVTHNQDQALKLADKLVVMNRGMIEQIGTPESIYNDPATAFVCRFVGDSNAILVEDAVSGEVGEAVDVPSEIGSIRATLQNESGSDSGLVLVRPEAIAIGATDCDVTVTGVLEGRTYTGETTEFALSVDGIDREFHVVVPDRPAVGEVGESVSLGWNADDSMYFSTLSVTDTVTTADLIEG; encoded by the coding sequence ATGACTGCCACGGCCATTACGATCGAGTCCTTGGAAAAGTCGTTCCAGAACGAGACCGTTCTCAGGGACGTCGAACTAGCGGTCCGAGACGGCGAGTTCTGCGTCGTTGTCGGACCGAGCGGGTGTGGGAAGAGTACGCTTCTCAACTGCATCGCGGGGTTGCTCGAGTACGATATCGGCGAGATCACCATCGAGGGTCGAAACGCGACCGACCTGTCCGTCCAGGACCGGGAACTCGGCTACGTGTTCCAGGAGTTCGAGGAGACGTTGTTCCCGCACAAAACGGTCGCCGAGAACATCGCGTTCGGACTCGAGCAGGGCGGCAGAGACTTTTCGGCGTCCGAAATCGACGAGCGTATCGAGGAGATACTGGCGCTGCTGTCGATCGGCGAGACGAAAGACGACCTGCCGGAGTCGCTCTCCGGGGGCCAACAGCAGCGAGTGGAGTTAGCGCGCCAACTCGCGCGCGAGTGCGACGTGATGCTCTTCGACGACCCGCTCGCTGACCTCGACTACAAGCTCCAAAAGCGCATGGAACTGGAGATGCGCAGCATTCACAGCTCCCTCGACAGCACGTTTCTCTACGTCACGCACAACCAGGATCAGGCGCTCAAGCTCGCGGACAAACTCGTCGTGATGAACCGCGGGATGATCGAGCAGATCGGCACGCCGGAGTCGATATACAACGATCCGGCCACCGCGTTCGTCTGCCGGTTCGTCGGCGATTCGAACGCGATCCTCGTCGAGGACGCCGTCAGCGGCGAGGTCGGCGAGGCGGTCGACGTGCCGTCGGAGATCGGGTCGATTCGGGCGACGCTACAGAACGAGTCCGGTTCCGATTCCGGACTGGTACTCGTCCGACCCGAAGCCATCGCGATCGGTGCCACCGACTGCGACGTGACGGTCACCGGCGTGCTCGAGGGACGAACGTACACCGGCGAAACCACCGAATTCGCGCTCTCCGTCGATGGAATCGACCGCGAATTTCACGTCGTCGTCCCGGACCGGCCAGCCGTCGGTGAGGTCGGGGAATCCGTTTCACTCGGCTGGAACGCCGACGATTCGATGTACTTCAGTACGCTCAGCGTGACCGATACTGTTACCACCGCTGATCTCATCGAGGGGTAA